The Kitasatospora acidiphila region CGTGCCGGGCCAGAACGGTCCTGAGCAGACGGTAGTGGCTGTCGTAGATGTAGTAGCACCCGCCCGGTTCGGGCGACCCGGCCGGCAGGTTGGTGTACGTCGGCGGAATGGCGATGGTTCCCTGCCACCAGGTCAGTACCGGCTCTGCCGTTCCGGTCCGGGTGTCGTGATAGGTCTGGACTTTGAAGTCGGCGTTCTGGAGGTGCGAGGAGGAGAGCGGACGGAACCAGACCGGGTCACCGGAGTTCGCGACCATCAGCGCTCCGGTCTGACCGACCGTCTGGCCCACGCTGTACGGTCCCAGGAAGATCTGACCGGGAGCGGTACCCGGCTCTTGGGTGGTCACCGCAACCCGCATGGGGTGAAGCTTCGGCGCCGAGACGAAGTTCCACACGTCGCTTCCTGACGCGCTGGCCGTCGACGTGTTCGAGCCGCTCGACGTGCCGGAACCTCCGGCTGCAGGTGCGGGTTGAGTCGCGCACAGGCGGCGCCCGCCCCGCTCCGCATCCGCATCCGCATCCGCGACGGAGGTCGCGCAGCTCGTGGCCACGATGCCCACGACGAGCGCGCAGCTGATCACGGCACGGCCCACTGTTCTTCCTGCGCCACGCGCCCACGGCGCTAGCTCTGCCATCGACTTCCTCCCTATGCAGCCCGGATGCCCCGGTTCGGTCAACGGCCTCGCACCAAATCCGCCTGAACCGCTTTCAGCTCACTTTGTCACCAGACGGACTTGCCTGATTTTTCGGACACGCTGGTCCTCGTCATGAGTTAGGAGTACTTTGCCGGCTTGCCCTGGTCCCGGTACCTCGTGACAGCCCGCCGGTCCATGTCGGTGGCTCCTGGGCGCCTCGCAGCGGGTGCTGGCAGCGGGCCTACTACGGCGCGAACTACGACCGCTCGGTCCGTGCGAAGCGGACGTACGAAGTCAGCCGGGTCGCGGCGAGATGGCCGCAGTCCCATCTCGACGCGCCCTGAGAGACCAACATGTCACGAATTTTGGTGATTTGATGCTTTTGTGATTACCCGGTGATCGCCGATGGTGCCGTCAGGTGCGGCGTCGTTCCTTCGCTCCGATCAGGAAGGCGGCGGGTCTCGCTACGAGGTGAGGCGCCTTCATGATGGCCAATGATGCTTGCCGGCTCGCCGTTCCCTGTGGGGACACGGCACGTAGACGCCGAGCGTGGCTCTTGCCCGGTCCGCTGATGGTTCCTCACCGGACCGCCAAGTCCATCGAGTGCGACGGGTGGGACGGGTGGGACGCGAGGGATGAGTGGGAGGTGCGCTGCGACCACCACGAGCACTGGTAGACCGATCGAGCCCAGGGCGGCACGGGCGAGCCAAGCTGTCGCAGTTGCGACTCCGGCTTCCGAGCAATGGGCACTGCGGCCATGGAGAGTGGCTGGAAGGGATGGCAATGAAACCTACGCTGGCTTTTCACAGCAGATGGGTGCGTATGCGCACCATTGGAATCGGTCTACTGGTGACCGTGGCGAGTCTCGCAGCGACCACTCCCGAGGCGCTCGGAGCAGTACGCGAGATCTCGCAGACGCCCCTGCCGGGAGATTGCGTTCCCCGGTTCGCCACCGCCTTGCCGGTCTTCGGCCCGGCGGGTTCGACACCCCGAGTCGATGCGGCGCGCCACAGGGACCTCACCGTCACGATGGCGGAAACCGATCAGGCGGTGCTCCCGCAAGGTCGGCATGACACGTGCGGCCTCGGCGTGACGTTCGGCAAGACCCGGGTATGGGCATACGAAACCTCGGACACCGTCAGCAAGCAGGTCCTGGGGCCGGCGAACTGGCCCGCGGTGACGATCGATGCGAAGGGGGGCGTTCCGACGCGGGTCACCTATGCGAACAAGCTGCCGAGTTTCGATCCTTCCCATCCGTATGGCCCCGGGCTGGTGCAGGACCTCGTGAAGGTGGATCAGACCGTCCACTGGGCCAACCCCCTGGGAACGCCGGGCGCGGGACACCCCATGGACTGCAGTGCATCGGAGAACGCGAACAACCCGGTCTGCCAGCGCTACACCGGACCGCAGCCCGCCGTGCCACACCTGCACGGCGCCGAGATCAGCGCCTGCTACGACGGCGGCCCCGACGCGTGGTTCACCCCGGACGGCAGGAAGGGACCTCAGTACTGTTCGGACGGCGATCCTCGTCCGGGCACCGCCGTCTACACCTATCAGAACTCCCAGGAGCCCGGGACGCTGTGGTTCCACGACCACACTCTCGGCGCGACCCGCAACAACGTCTACGGCGGGCTGGCGGGCTTCTACCTCCTCAGGCAGCCGAGCGAGGAACCCAAGGGCCTGCCGAGCGGTCCCTATGAGATCGAGATGGCCCTGCAGGACCGTGTCTTCGACACCCACAGTCAACTGCTCACCATTCCGCCGTCCAATCCGCATTACCATCCCTACTGGGGTGTCCGTGAGTTCGGAGACGTGGCGACCGTGAACGGGGCGGCCTGGCCGTACCTCGACGTGCAGCCCAGGCGGTACCGCTTCCGCCTCCTCAACGGTGCCAACGGGAGGCGCTTCTCCCTGCACTTCGGCGGCGCTCCCGTCTACCAGATCGGCGCGGACGACGCTTACTTCGACCGGCCCGTTCGGGTCAACGACACGGCGTGCGCGGGAGGCGCCTCCACAACCGAGTGCAGCGACGTGGACTTCATGCCCGGCGAGCGCGCCGACATCATCGTCGACTTCACGAAGCTGGCGGGGAAGACGATCACGGTGACCAACGACGGCTCGCTCGACACCTCACTGCCGAACATCATGCAGTTCCGGGTCGGCGAACAACTGAACGGCCCCGACAGCAGTTGCGATCCCGCTCGGCCCGACCGGGACAGGGGGATTTGCTCCCGCCCGACACCGGTGGTCCGCCTGGCCGGGCCGGACGGCAGGCCGCGCGTCAAGGTCGACAAGGCCAGGCAGTTCGTCCTCAACGAGCTCAACACCTCGAGCACGGAGCCGGAAGGGGGGAACATCGAGGAGTATCTCAACAACACCCCCTACGACGGGCTGGAGTCACCCGGCATCAGGAAGGAGTTCCCCAAGGACGGCATCAGCGAGCTGCCGGTCGTGGGATCGACCGAGCTGTGGCAGTTCATCAACGCCGAGGATCCGGCGCAGGCCTACCACCCCATCCACACCCACCTGGTCCAGTTCCAGATCGTCAGCCGTCAGAACATCGACTACACGAAGTACGAGAAGGCGTGGAGCGCGGGCTACCCGACGTCCTGCAAGCCCTCCGGTGTCGACTTCTGTCCAGGGTTCGGGCCGCCGAACCCGTACCGAATTCCCAATGACGACAGAGCGGTCGGTGGGAATCCGGCGGTCAGTCCGTTCCTCGACGGCGCACCACAACCGCCGGATCCGGGGGAGACGGGGTGGAAGGACACGGTCAGGTCGTTCCCCCACGAGGTGCTCACCGTCCTGGTGCGCTTCGCTCCGACCGGTGTCCCACTCCACCGATCGAAGCCCGGACGCAATTTGTTCCCCTTCGATCCGACCGTGGGCCAGTACGTCTGGCACTGCCACGTCCTCGGTCACGAGGACAACGAGATGATGCGACCGTATCGAGTGGTCAACGGTCGGCATCATGACCACGATTGGGAAGAACGACTGCGGCGGTAGGCCGGGTTGCGCTGGGGAGCCGATTCGAGGAGCTGGGGATCGACTTCGTCGGTCCCCAGCGAGCGTCCGTGGTCTGAGTCGCGGTAACCCAGGCCTCGCGTAGCACCCAGCCGGGCGAAGACGTCGCCGGCCGGGTTCCAGGGATTGTTCGGGGTTCGGATCATGTGGCTGAGCTTCCTCACCTCAATGTCCCCGCGGAAGCGTTTCGGGTCGAGCGCGCTCGGCCGTTCGGGTGAGAAGTGGGCGTTCTGGTAGCCGCATTCTGTGTCCGAATGAGTTACTCGTTGCGATTACACCCGGTGGGCCGCCCATCCCTTGGCCGGGGGCATCGGACCGCTGGGAGACATGTGCTTCCGGTCCGGCTGCTGTTGGGCGCCCCCGGCGAAGAGAATCAGCGTCATGTCGGCTGTCGTGAATGCGATGGTCTTCGGTCGTCGACGGTCCCGGGTCTGACCGGAGGGGACTCATGACGACAGCGACTGACCACGCTCGCCCGACACCGGTGCCGGCGGCCAAGGACCCTACCGTGCCGCTCGGGGCAGGGCCCATCGGCGACTCGATCAGACCAGGTGGATGCCCCGCGCGCGTCGCGTACAACGGTGACGGCACGGTGTGTGTGATCGACACCGTGGTCGGCGCTCTTCCGGTCGGCATCGCCCCGAGCAGGGTCGCGGTCAGGTCAGTCCCACCGGGCCGTCGTCCTCCATGAGCGACGACAGCGCGAACGCGGTGAGCGTCATGACGAGCCTGCGGTCCGTCAGCACGAACCAGGGGCCCACCAGGGGCGGCACCGTCGTCGCCGGGGTCAACCTGGCCGGCGCCATCGCCGTGCGCTTCGGCTCCCGGCCGCCCGTCGTCATCGACAGCACCCGCAATCAGGTCACCGGCATCAGCCCAGCGGGCGCGGGGACCGCCGCCCCCCGTCTCGGGGCCGGCCTGCGGCGGCCCACCCGCCACGATCACGGGTACGGGCCCGGCCACTTCTCCCACTTCGCTCCGGGCGGGGCCGCCGCGCGGTTCACCGTCGTCTCGGCCACCATTCCCGCCTTCACCGCGCCTGCCCTGACCCCGGGCCCTGTGGACCCGGCGGTCACCACCGACACCGGCACCATCACCCTCCCTGGCGCCTACACCTGCCTGGCCGTACCCGCCGCGTAGACGGCAGCCCGGCGAGCGCCCATCGACCTGCTCACCTACTCGGCAACCACCGGCCGGACGCCCGAGCAGGTGCGACAAGACCACACCCGAGGACTCAGGCCGCGACGGGCCTGAGCCAAGCACGCCCCAAACCCGTTCCCGGACACGCCGCACGCGGGTCCCGTGAACGATCCCCTCAACACCAAGGAGCAGCAATGAACCACGGCAAGCTGGCGATCCGCACGTTGAGCGCCCTCGGAGCGGCCGCCCTCATCGTCACCGGCGTGGCCGCCACCCCGGCGGTCGCGCACACGTTCGTCCCGTGCAGTTCCAGCGCGCTGGCGACCGCGATCACCAACGCGAACACCTCCGGCGGCACGCTCACCCTGACCCCGGGCTGTATCTACACCCTGACCACCGCGTTGCCGTCCATCCAGAACACGATCACCATCGAGGGCGACGGCGCCACCATCACCCGCGACGTGTCGGCCCCCGCCTTCCGCATCCTCACGGTCGCCGCGACTGGAAGCCTGGACCTCCGCGACGCCATCATCACCAACGGTGACGCGGCCGGGGACTTCGGAGGCGGTATCCGCAACGACGGCGTCCTCAAAGTCAGGCAGAGCATCATCCGCGACAACAACGCCGACTTCTCGGGTGGAATCGGCGGCAACACCGGGTCCACCACGCACGTCTACCGGAGCCTCATCAGCGGCAACACCGCGCTCCACGACGGTGGCGGCCTGGCCAACGACGGCGATATGACCATCGCCGAGACCACCGTCGTCAACAACACGGCGCTCGAGATGGGCGGTGGAGTGGCCAACGACGCGACGCTAAACGTCCTGCGAAGCACCGTCGTCGACAACGCGGCCTCCGGACCCACGGGTGTGGGCGCTGGAGTCGCCAACTTCGGCGGTGCCGGCGCCACCACCACGCTCACCCGGAGCAAGGTCGTCAGCAACACCGCGACCAACGCCCCCGGCGGTGTCTTCAACGACAGCGGCAGCGTCACGCTCGACTTCACCGCCGTGCTCGCCAACAACCCCACCAACTGCTTCGGCAGCCCCACCGCGGTTCCCGGCTGCGTGGGCTGACCTGAGCCTCCGCCGCGGCAGGCTTCCACACCTCGACGGCGGCCAGGTCCTGGCCGCCGTCACGGGGGGCGGTGTGGCCGCCAGCGGTCCCTAGTGCGGCCTGCGGCCCGGGAAAGCCCGCCGACCTGATCGAAGACCGCCGCCGCACCCGGATCCTCCTCGAGTGCGATGACTGGGCCGGTGCCGAGTACGGGGAGAACGACCGGGAGATCCCGGGACCGTTCCCGGACCCGGCCGAGAAGTGCGTCCGGGGCGAGGCCGGGAGTGTGTCGACCCGTCGGTCGAGTCCCGTCGGCGGCTCGGCGAGTTCGGGCAGGCCGCCGGCGCCCGGTTCGCATGGGCCGCCGACGGTCCGGTCGACGCGGCCGACCAGGCCCACACCCAGGTCGACGCGTACACCGGGGACATATCCGTGGCGTGGCTGCTCTCACGAGCTGACGGGAGAACAAGCCGTTTCCTCGGCCGACGCTCGATGGATGCCGCGCCATGTGGAACCTCGTGTCGTACGACATGAAACGGAGCACCGATGTCCGACGACCCCGGGAGAACGCCCCGCCCCGAATGTCTCCTGCCACCACGAAGACGCCTGATCCGCGCGCTGACGGCGGTGATCCTGCTGATGTCGGCGACCTTTTGCACCGGGACCGTCGCGGTATCGACAGCGGCGGCCGACTCGCCGCCGTCCACCGCCGCCCAGGAAAAGGGGATGACGGCTGGAGCGCCCTTCCGCGACCCCGCCGACGCCGAAACCCACCAGGATCTGACCATCACCCTGGACGCGGCCTCGACGCGGTTCGACCTGTCCGGACGCAAGGTGTGGGGCCAGTCGTACAACGGCGCGTTCGTCGCTCCCACCATCCGCGTGA contains the following coding sequences:
- a CDS encoding multicopper oxidase family protein; the protein is MRMRTIGIGLLVTVASLAATTPEALGAVREISQTPLPGDCVPRFATALPVFGPAGSTPRVDAARHRDLTVTMAETDQAVLPQGRHDTCGLGVTFGKTRVWAYETSDTVSKQVLGPANWPAVTIDAKGGVPTRVTYANKLPSFDPSHPYGPGLVQDLVKVDQTVHWANPLGTPGAGHPMDCSASENANNPVCQRYTGPQPAVPHLHGAEISACYDGGPDAWFTPDGRKGPQYCSDGDPRPGTAVYTYQNSQEPGTLWFHDHTLGATRNNVYGGLAGFYLLRQPSEEPKGLPSGPYEIEMALQDRVFDTHSQLLTIPPSNPHYHPYWGVREFGDVATVNGAAWPYLDVQPRRYRFRLLNGANGRRFSLHFGGAPVYQIGADDAYFDRPVRVNDTACAGGASTTECSDVDFMPGERADIIVDFTKLAGKTITVTNDGSLDTSLPNIMQFRVGEQLNGPDSSCDPARPDRDRGICSRPTPVVRLAGPDGRPRVKVDKARQFVLNELNTSSTEPEGGNIEEYLNNTPYDGLESPGIRKEFPKDGISELPVVGSTELWQFINAEDPAQAYHPIHTHLVQFQIVSRQNIDYTKYEKAWSAGYPTSCKPSGVDFCPGFGPPNPYRIPNDDRAVGGNPAVSPFLDGAPQPPDPGETGWKDTVRSFPHEVLTVLVRFAPTGVPLHRSKPGRNLFPFDPTVGQYVWHCHVLGHEDNEMMRPYRVVNGRHHDHDWEERLRR